The proteins below are encoded in one region of Dasypus novemcinctus isolate mDasNov1 chromosome 13, mDasNov1.1.hap2, whole genome shotgun sequence:
- the IL24 gene encoding interleukin-24, whose amino-acid sequence MSSPMQPAALPCLSLLLLLWGQVPGGQGQEFRFGPCRVQGVVLQELWKAFRTAGDTVQTQDHITSVRLLQREVLQNVSDAESGFLLRALLKFYLNTVFKNYYNKAIELRILKSLSTLANNFVVMVSKLQPCLQNGPLAINESAHRRFLLFQRAFKQLDREAALTKAFGEVDILLTWMGKFYQL is encoded by the exons ATGAGTTCTCCAATGCAGCCggctgccctcccctgcctgagTCTGCTCCTGCTTCTCTGGGGCCAGGTGCCAGGGGGCCAGGGCCAAGAATTCCGATTTGGGCCCTGCCGAGTGCAGGGGGTAGTTCTCCAGGAACTGTGGAAGGCCTTCCGGACCGCCGGGGACACCGTG CAAACTCAGGATCATATCACGAGCGTCCGGCTGCTGCAGAGGGAGGTTTTGCAGAATGTCTCG GATGCTGAAAGCGGTTTTCTCCTACGTGCCCTGCTGAAGTTTTACTTGAACACTGTTTTCAAAAACTACTACAACAAGGCCATTGAACTCAGAATCCTGAAGTCGCTCTCTACTCTGGCCAACAACTTCGTGGTCATGGTGTCAAAACTGCAACCCTGC CTGCAGAATGGGCCGCTTGCCATCAATGAGAGCGCACACCGGCGGTTTCTGCTGTTCCAGAGAGCATTTAAACAG TTGGACAGAGAAGCGGCTCTGACCAAAGCCTTTGGAGAAGTGGACATTCTCTTGACGTGGATGGGGAAATTCTACCAGCTCTGA
- the FCMR gene encoding immunoglobulin mu Fc receptor isoform X1, whose protein sequence is MDLWLWSLFFLPVSGALRMLPEVKLEGEPGGSITIECPLPEPHERLYLCRVVATSGVCSTVVSNTNFVKEEYKSRVTLQRSPDKHLFLVEVTELTESDSGVYACGAGRDTDRDKTQQVTLSVSREYNPFLEEMLKPEPSRWFPSRLHLPMPFTALWPHVPTEATPEFISKATTVQRTQTPPVHHSSPSSPITHHPQVASISSAPAAKPPTLQPSTSAQVALLRLRTASYNHHTRLHRQRAFNRGLSERTEDQGFHILIPTILGLILLALLGMMIKRSIRRRKAFSRQVRRLAMRMHALEASQRRLSQRPRASQRPRPQNIYSACPRRARGEEAAGEQAPPRPGPGASEASAGLQVSGTLWLPGSWEVLKTSCECLSFDCQPPAKVGGADSEDYINIPCLTHQPGSPSRPGSLCQGASSVY, encoded by the exons ATGGACCTCTGGCTTTGGTCACTTTTCTTCCTGCCAG TATCTGGAGCTCTGAGGATGCTCCCAGAAGTAAAGCTGGAGGGAGAGCCAGGCGGATCCATTACCATCGAGTGCCCGCTTCCTGAACCGCACGAGAGGCTCTATCTGTGTCGGGTGGTAGCCACATCTGGGGTGTGTTCCACCGTGGTGTCCAACACGAACTTTGTCAAGGAGGAATACAAGAGCCGAGTCACCCTCCAGCGCTCCCCAGACAAGCATCTGTTCCTGGTGGAGGTGACCGAGCTGACCGAGAGTGACAGTGGAGTCTATGCCTGTGGCGCAGGCAGGGACACAGACCGGGACAAGACCCAGCAAGTCACCCTGAGCGTTAGCAGGG AGTATAACCCATTCTTGGAAGAGATGCTGAAACCTGAGCCTTCGAGATGGTTTCCTAGTCGTCTGCACCTGCCGATGCCCTTTACTGCCCTTTGGCCCCATGTACCTACAGAGGCCACTCCTGAATTCATATCCAAAG CCACGACAGTTCAAAGGACTCAGACCCCTCCAGTCCACCactcctctccctcttcccccatcACCCACCACCCTCAAGTTGCCAGCATATCTTCAGCACCTGCTGCCAAGCCCCCAACCCTCCAGCCATCCACCTCAGCTCAGGTGGCGCTGCTCAGGCTCCGGACAGCCAGctacaaccaccacaccaggctgCACAGGCAGAG aGCCTTCAACCGAGGCCTGTCTGAAAGGACAGAAGATCAAGGATTTCACATCCTTATTCCCACCATCCTGGGCCTTATCCTGCTGGCACTGCTGGGGATGATGATAAAAAGGTCCATTCGGAGGAGAAAAG CCTTTTCCCGGCAGGTCCGCCGACTGGCCATGAGGATGCACGCCCTGGAGGCCTCCCAGCGGCGCCTGTCGCAGAGGCCCCGCGCGTCGCAGCGGCCGCGCCCCCAGAACATCTACAGCGCCTGCCCGCGGCGCGCTCGCGGGGAGGAGGCGGCGG GCGAGCAGGCGCCACCGCGGCCGGGCCCGGGAGCATCTGAGGCCAGCGCGGGGCTGCAG GTGTCTGGAACTCTCTGGCTCCCCGGCTCCTGGGAGGTCCTCAAGACCAGCTGTGAATGCTTGAGCTTCGACTGCCAGCCCCCTGCCAAGGTGGGGGGTGCTGATTCAGAGGATTACATCAATATTCCCTGCCTGACTCACCAGCCGGGCTCTCCCTCCAGGCCTGGATCTTTGTGCCAAGGAGCCTCATCTGTCTACTGA
- the FCMR gene encoding immunoglobulin mu Fc receptor isoform X2 has product MDLWLWSLFFLPVSGALRMLPEVKLEGEPGGSITIECPLPEPHERLYLCRVVATSGVCSTVVSNTNFVKEEYKSRVTLQRSPDKHLFLVEVTELTESDSGVYACGAGRDTDRDKTQQVTLSVSREYNPFLEEMLKPEPSRWFPSRLHLPMPFTALWPHVPTEATPEFISKVATTVQRTQTPPVHHSSPSSPITHHPQVASISSAPAAKPPTLQPSTSAQVALLRLRTASYNHHTRLHRQRAFNRGLSERTEDQGFHILIPTILGLILLALLGMMIKRSIRRRKAFSRQVRRLAMRMHALEASQRRLSQRPRASQRPRPQNIYSACPRRARGEEAAGEQAPPRPGPGASEASAGLQVSGTLWLPGSWEVLKTSCECLSFDCQPPAKVGGADSEDYINIPCLTHQPGSPSRPGSLCQGASSVY; this is encoded by the exons ATGGACCTCTGGCTTTGGTCACTTTTCTTCCTGCCAG TATCTGGAGCTCTGAGGATGCTCCCAGAAGTAAAGCTGGAGGGAGAGCCAGGCGGATCCATTACCATCGAGTGCCCGCTTCCTGAACCGCACGAGAGGCTCTATCTGTGTCGGGTGGTAGCCACATCTGGGGTGTGTTCCACCGTGGTGTCCAACACGAACTTTGTCAAGGAGGAATACAAGAGCCGAGTCACCCTCCAGCGCTCCCCAGACAAGCATCTGTTCCTGGTGGAGGTGACCGAGCTGACCGAGAGTGACAGTGGAGTCTATGCCTGTGGCGCAGGCAGGGACACAGACCGGGACAAGACCCAGCAAGTCACCCTGAGCGTTAGCAGGG AGTATAACCCATTCTTGGAAGAGATGCTGAAACCTGAGCCTTCGAGATGGTTTCCTAGTCGTCTGCACCTGCCGATGCCCTTTACTGCCCTTTGGCCCCATGTACCTACAGAGGCCACTCCTGAATTCATATCCAAAG TAGCCACGACAGTTCAAAGGACTCAGACCCCTCCAGTCCACCactcctctccctcttcccccatcACCCACCACCCTCAAGTTGCCAGCATATCTTCAGCACCTGCTGCCAAGCCCCCAACCCTCCAGCCATCCACCTCAGCTCAGGTGGCGCTGCTCAGGCTCCGGACAGCCAGctacaaccaccacaccaggctgCACAGGCAGAG aGCCTTCAACCGAGGCCTGTCTGAAAGGACAGAAGATCAAGGATTTCACATCCTTATTCCCACCATCCTGGGCCTTATCCTGCTGGCACTGCTGGGGATGATGATAAAAAGGTCCATTCGGAGGAGAAAAG CCTTTTCCCGGCAGGTCCGCCGACTGGCCATGAGGATGCACGCCCTGGAGGCCTCCCAGCGGCGCCTGTCGCAGAGGCCCCGCGCGTCGCAGCGGCCGCGCCCCCAGAACATCTACAGCGCCTGCCCGCGGCGCGCTCGCGGGGAGGAGGCGGCGG GCGAGCAGGCGCCACCGCGGCCGGGCCCGGGAGCATCTGAGGCCAGCGCGGGGCTGCAG GTGTCTGGAACTCTCTGGCTCCCCGGCTCCTGGGAGGTCCTCAAGACCAGCTGTGAATGCTTGAGCTTCGACTGCCAGCCCCCTGCCAAGGTGGGGGGTGCTGATTCAGAGGATTACATCAATATTCCCTGCCTGACTCACCAGCCGGGCTCTCCCTCCAGGCCTGGATCTTTGTGCCAAGGAGCCTCATCTGTCTACTGA